A region of the Penicillium psychrofluorescens genome assembly, chromosome: 6 genome:
gtcgccgcgGACGCAACCCAATACGCCGGGCAAGAGAGCACGACATCCCTATAAACCAAGCCAGCACGAACATACGTCGAGTTGTACTGCGTGATAGTCTCCGAGCTCCCAAAAGGCGGATAATAAACAGACTCGACAGCCCGAATCTGCCGGGCAGACAACCCAGGCAAGAATCCACCCACCCAGTCCCGGAAACTAGCCACGGAGGAATTATACCCGTCCTCTGAAACGGTACTCTCCAGGCCCGCCGGAATAAAATTCTGTCCCTCGTGCGTGTTGTACATGCCCCAGACAAACTCCGTATTCAGGGAGTTGCTGGATACAGCCTCGGAGAGTGTATCAGCCAAGAACTCGCCGTCGACAACAGGAGCCCAGGTATACGAGCTCGTCGTGTATGTATTATCCGCATCAATGATCAAGCTCGCATTACGCAGAGCCTGCACATCAATCGACTTCAAACACTCCAGCGTCTCAGTCTCACGATCTGAGCTCGCACACCCTGTCAGATTAACAAGCTGGTCGTAGAGCGCTTCCGCCTGCGGCGCGTCATATCGGTACGTCTTCGGCCAAAAGGGCGATGAGGCCAGCGCCTTGGAGAAGAGTCTCGGCTGGCCATGCCGTCCGTTCGCCAGCACTTGCGCAACTACTGACCCTCCCCCTGCGGACTGGCCCCATATCGTTACGTTGCCCGGGTCGCCGCCGAACTGGGTGATGTGCTGCTGCACCCATTTGAGGGCGTACTGCTGGTCCAGGAGTCCAGGGTTTAGATCTGAGTTTGGTGAGTTCTTGATTGATCTCCCCGGGAGGAAGCCAAAGGCATTCAGGCGGTAGTTAGGGTATATGACGATGTAGTCATTGAGCGTGCTCACGTTCAGCACTGGGTATGAAGAGGGAGGCATATTGAATGAGGCGGTGCCTTCGATGAAAGCCCCGCCGTAAAATACTACCAGGACTGGACGGCGCGGATTCGTTGCTGGGTTATAGGGACGCGAGAATAGGCCTAGGTACAGGCAGTCTTCGGATCCATTAACTGTGCGCTGCGGACACATGTTGAAGTCCTGGTCAGTGTTATACACGCCAGAGATATCctgcggcggctgcggcgccCGGAAACGATTCATCCCCGTTGGCGGCGAGGCGAAGGGGATCTTGCGGAAGTATGAGAGGTTATAGGTCGAGTCATATTTTCCTTGGAAGGAGCCGTAGTCCAGATGGACGAGCAGGTTGTCAGTGTCGGATACCGGGCTAGCGCGGACTCCTATCAAAAGTAATAGAAGCAGGTAGAGCACAGAAGGCTCCGAGAAGCCCATTGTTGCGATGGGCAGCTTCATGGTTGACTGTTAGACTGTGTTCTGGGTGACCTTCCGCTGCACGGGCTATAGTTATACCTCCTACGACGTCCTGCGGACGGAAAAACATCTGCGCAGGCGATCTGCACGGGGTCATCGATGCAGCCATTTTAACTTCGCAAAGGATCGAGGATGGTGTTCATTGGTGCAGTTTTTATTGTTGCTTGGAGCGAAATGCGGGGAGGAACAGACGGAGATGTTCGGGCGGCATTGTCCCGGTTGAGATATAGTACTTCGAATGAGATGCTCCAAGATTCATTCATTGTAGATGTGCACAAGATAGTTGGCTAACTCTACGGCTAACAGCCAAACTCCATAAATCATACATAGTCCAGAAAACCAAACACCTCCCATGATCCAGATCATCCACCCATCCCAATGCATATCCTAACACTCCCGAAAAAAAATACATGATGTATGTCCATCCAAACGAACATTGCACACGCAGCAAAACCTGCTTTCTCAGGATTACATCGTCATCCGGAGTGTCCGGGCTCGCTGCCGACTAGCCCGAGTAGGCCGGCGGCTCTCATCATTCGCATCACTGGCGTCTGTCTCGGTGCGAGCGTCGGAGCCGTCTGGGGTAAGCGTAACCCCAAAGCTAACGCCGCGGCCCCTACGACTCACACCCTTCTCGTCATCGTGTCTGATGAAGCGGTTGACTTCGCGGTGGTCCATGATGCGCTCCTCATCATCCCACGCGCcttccttctcggtcttggGCCACTGGAACCCGTACAGTTTGGAATGCCGTTCACAGCGGGGGCACTCGCGCCGTCTCTGGTATGAATTCGACTGCAAGAACCAGACATTGCATGTATAGCAGTCGATCCAGCGGTCATATTTCTGTGCGAGTAGTTTGGATGTCCTAGTGTAGTCACCCGGTACCCGGGCGACTGGCACCTCCGTTTCgacggaggagatgatgaagcGCCTCTTGCGGTAGGCGCGCTTTTTAACGGTTGTTTCCAAGTTATCATTCCCGGTGTCGACAGAAGTCTCAGTTGTTTCGATCACTTCCTCGGTCTTGACGGCGGAGGTTTCGTCAACGGATGTTGGCGTGGTGGAGGTCGATGATCGGTGATACTCGGCAGGTCCAGGGGAGCCGGAAGAATCGTAATCAGTGGTTGTAGCCTCCAAGGCGGGCTCAATAGAGATGGCTTGGTCCGAAcgcttgatctcctcgcaCAACTTCGAGGCCTGGTATTCGCCCTGGGTCAGTGTGGCAGAAGTACCGTCGACAGAAACGGAAGTAGGCCCTGTCACTGGCGTTGAGACTGATTCCGTAGCCATTTCCACAGAGATATCTGGAGTAAGCACGGTCGCCGGGGTAGTGTCTGCCTCTGTAGCCATCTCCAAAGAGATCTCTGGAGTAAGCAcggtcgccgccgcggtgTCTGCTTCCGTGACCAGCTCCGAAACAGAGACCTCTTCGCGGAGCTTGGAGACTTGACGCTGAaacttggccttcttgagCGGGGTCGAACAGCCTGAGGATGAGACATCCGAGTCCAACGAGCCGCGTCTGCGCTTTCTTCCGGTCAGTGGAACATCCACTGCCTCATCGATGGAGGCCGGTGTGGATTCTTTGCTGGTGCAGTCCGAGTCCACGTTTGTTGACCAACCATTGCGACAAGCGTGTTCGCATGTAGAGCATAGACATTCACAATTGTCAATTCCAAAGTAATCTTCGCCATAGGAGACCGTAAtctcttctccgacatcAATATTCCGCGTAGCCACAACCGACATGCCTTCATTGCCCCTTGTCACCAGGCGGCCGTTGGCATCGCAGTCGTGATTCGCAAAACGCGCAGGgcccaaaaagaaagacgggGTTTTGCGCCGACTCGACATGACAATGCTGAAATCCTTGCGCGTCAagccgagatccagctcctcctcccggGTCATGGGCACCAAGGTTCCAGCCAGGAATCTGATCTCCTCATTATTCTTGATCGGCTTGCGCGCTCCAATAGCCGCCTCGTGCTCGGTGATGGTGTAGCGattggtggtggtgaccTCGAAGGGACAGTCCGGGTGGTAGATCTGGATGTATTTGCGGATGTGTCGACGGAACCACTCCTTCTCGCGTGGGGTGGGCAGGCTGTTCATGTATTTCTTCAGGCCGGACATGTCGAGCAGTTTGCGCTCGGCTTGCGGGACGTCCCTGGCGACGACCAcgtcgtggaggaggatgtgCGCGACCTCATCGTCGTGAATGCCGCGGGCTGGGCTGTACTTGGTGCGGTTCTTGCGCGTGTTGGTCCAAAAGGCGGCctgtggagagagaggaaagggGTCAGCGCCATTTGCGACAAGTGGTGAAGGGGTCAGTGAGCGACACTTACGCGATCGACCAGGGCATCCGTTGCGACGTCGTCGTAGctggccagcttggccaggGTCAGACGTTCGCGGCTGGGCACGGGAGGACTGGATCGCGCCTTGGGAGGCATCATGAGTGGAGGGAGTGAATTGCGGTCCAATGTCCTGTGCCAGGGTGGAAGAGCGCGGAGTCCGGGATGCCAGGGAGGGAGAGGGCAGAGGGGCCAAGAATGGGTCGGGGTGAGTGGAGAATGAGTGGATGGGAGGTATGAGCCAAGAATAGGGTAGTAGTCGTCAATCAAGtatctccctcccccaagAAGTAGGctgagagaaagaagagggaagaggcGGTTAGTCCCCGTGTCGGAAATTGGACTAGGAGGCTGTTACGTCCCGCCCCCGACTCGAGGCTGTGTCGGGAGGCTCTCTATAAAACAAAGAATCGCACTTGACAATGACAACTATCCGGAACAAAGCCTCCATTGTCTCATCTGGGAGAGTCTATGAGACTCGACGGGACATTACAGGCAAGTCATAGTTGAACGTACGGGTGAGTGCACCGGGAACAATCACCGGGGATGACCAGCTTAGAATTGGAATCAATTCGGATATTTCTACATGAATTTTGGGAATGATttttctcgtcgatatcGCATGAGAGATTTCATTACACACTCCTGCTCGAAGAGCAATCTGACAGATCATAAATCATCACATTTATCAGGACACGCTGCCTAAATCATCGTTCACAAAAGGCTACCAATCTGACTCTAGCCAGTAGAGAGAAACAAGGCGCTCTCTTTATGAGATAATTGTTGGGGTCTAGTTTGAATAAAGAAGGACAGAGGGGAAAAGGAATAGGTGGTTGACATGTTGAGTAAGTATGGAAAGTGATGGTGAGTGAAACCATCTTCCTAGATATATAATGAGATGACTCCACCCATCCTACTCACAAACTTCTTGTCACTCCCACAGAATTGATCTGTAATCCAAATCATTACTAGTTATTTCCTTTGTCATTACTAACTAATCCTATCCACCATCCGCTCCTCGATACCTGCACAGCTACTCTTCACTGTCTCTTTTACTCCGTCTTGGCACCGGGCCCGGAACAACCTACCCTCCGGCCGCAAATTATGGTGATGCTCGATTGAACCCTCAACTTTCCCCGGAGGATCGAGCACACACAATGATTCAACTAAAGGTGCGCAACCCGACAATCACATAGCCTTGAACCTGCTGACACTGCGCGCAGACATTACTAAATTGCATCGACAACTCCGGCGCCTCGGTGGTCGAATGCGTGAACGtcctgaagaagaagcggccCGCAACAATCGGTGAGTCCTACCCCCTCCCGGAGGAACATGAGATGATCTCCAATTCCCTCTCAAAGACATGCAGTACTGATACAGATTGTGTTGTCCAGGTGACCGGATAGTTGTCGTCGTACAGAAACAACGAGCCGCGGGATCCGAATCGAGCACGACCACCGCGCTGGCGAACAAGGTCCGGCGAGGTGAT
Encoded here:
- a CDS encoding uncharacterized protein (ID:PFLUO_009439-T1.cds;~source:funannotate), whose amino-acid sequence is MKLPIATMGFSEPSVLYLLLLLLIGVRASPVSDTDNLLVHLDYGSFQGKYDSTYNLSYFRKIPFASPPTGMNRFRAPQPPQDISGVYNTDQDFNMCPQRTVNGSEDCLYLGLFSRPYNPATNPRRPVLVVFYGGAFIEGTASFNMPPSSYPVLNVSTLNDYIVIYPNYRLNAFGFLPGRSIKNSPNSDLNPGLLDQQYALKWVQQHITQFGGDPGNVTIWGQSAGGGSVVAQVLANGRHGQPRLFSKALASSPFWPKTYRYDAPQAEALYDQLVNLTGCASSDRETETLECLKSIDVQALRNASLIIDADNTYTTSSYTWAPVVDGEFLADTLSEAVSSNSLNTEFVWGMYNTHEGQNFIPAGLESTVSEDGYNSSVASFRDWVGGFLPGLSARQIRAVESVYYPPFGSSETITQYNSTYVRAGLVYRDVVLSCPAYWVASAATRRGYVGEYTIPPATHGSDTIWWDTINSVQETNPLVYDGYSGAFASFFQTGDPNAHKLTNSSEPGVPELQVTGKEFVIVEDGLENVEIVQLKKRCEFWMSVAKDIPI
- a CDS encoding uncharacterized protein (ID:PFLUO_009440-T1.cds;~source:funannotate), producing MMPPKARSSPPVPSRERLTLAKLASYDDVATDALVDRAAFWTNTRKNRTKYSPARGIHDDEVAHILLHDVVVARDVPQAERKLLDMSGLKKYMNSLPTPREKEWFRRHIRKYIQIYHPDCPFEVTTTNRYTITEHEAAIGARKPIKNNEEIRFLAGTLVPMTREEELDLGLTRKDFSIVMSSRRKTPSFFLGPARFANHDCDANGRLVTRGNEGMSVVATRNIDVGEEITVSYGEDYFGIDNCECLCSTCEHACRNGWSTNVDSDCTSKESTPASIDEAVDVPLTGRKRRRGSLDSDVSSSGCSTPLKKAKFQRQVSKLREEVSVSELVTEADTAAATVLTPEISLEMATEADTTPATVLTPDISVEMATESVSTPVTGPTSVSVDGTSATLTQGEYQASKLCEEIKRSDQAISIEPALEATTTDYDSSGSPGPAEYHRSSTSTTPTSVDETSAVKTEEVIETTETSVDTGNDNLETTVKKRAYRKRRFIISSVETEVPVARVPGDYTRTSKLLAQKYDRWIDCYTCNVWFLQSNSYQRRRECPRCERHSKLYGFQWPKTEKEGAWDDEERIMDHREVNRFIRHDDEKGVSRRGRGVSFGVTLTPDGSDARTETDASDANDESRRPTRASRQRARTLRMTM